The nucleotide sequence TTTTAAAAGGATAACCCATGTCTATTCTTGATATACGCATTAACAACAGAAGTTATCAAATTGCCTGGGACGATGGTCAGGAAGGCCATGTGCGTGGGCTTGCACGCGATTTAGACGCGCAGATGAGGGATCTGAACTCGCGCATGGGGGGGCAAGTGGCCGATGGAACATTGCTTGCGCTTACCGCATTAATGCTAAGCGATGAACTAAACGAGGCGCGCAGCCAGAATAAAAACCTTAAAATGCAAATAGGTAATACTTCCCAGTCGTTTGAAAAGGCAAAGCAAACCGAAATGGAACTCTCTTTGGC is from Alphaproteobacteria bacterium and encodes:
- the zapA gene encoding cell division protein ZapA, with protein sequence MSILDIRINNRSYQIAWDDGQEGHVRGLARDLDAQMRDLNSRMGGQVADGTLLALTALMLSDELNEARSQNKNLKMQIGNTSQSFEKAKQTEMELSLANVITEIAEDVQLIAQNINDNSIAKA